One window of the Carnobacterium maltaromaticum DSM 20342 genome contains the following:
- a CDS encoding sigma-70 family RNA polymerase sigma factor — MEIETEKLVRKAKKGNRKALELLLKENYQQMYKTALIYVKNEQDALDVVQETAYKVTMKLDTLKENQYFKTWLIKILIRCAYDVLDKKKPVEDLNQVSQTKFSSESENPNQQQIEHLTLFEAIEKLPLNYQNVVILFYFQDFSIKEIATIVMYPEGTVKYNLHEARKTLKKLLGGAE, encoded by the coding sequence GTGGAAATAGAAACAGAAAAATTAGTTCGCAAAGCTAAAAAGGGCAATCGTAAAGCTTTAGAATTGCTTTTGAAAGAGAACTATCAGCAAATGTATAAAACTGCTCTTATTTATGTTAAAAACGAACAAGATGCTTTAGATGTTGTCCAGGAAACAGCCTATAAGGTTACTATGAAATTAGATACATTAAAAGAAAATCAGTACTTTAAAACGTGGTTAATTAAAATTTTGATTCGGTGTGCATATGATGTGTTAGATAAAAAGAAGCCGGTAGAAGATCTTAATCAAGTATCACAAACTAAATTTAGTAGTGAATCTGAGAATCCAAATCAACAACAAATTGAACATCTAACTTTATTTGAAGCGATTGAAAAACTGCCATTGAATTATCAAAATGTGGTCATTTTATTTTACTTTCAGGATTTTTCAATTAAAGAGATTGCGACTATTGTGATGTATCCGGAAGGAACCGTCAAATACAATTTACATGAAGCTCGAAAAACATTAAAAAAACTACTAGGAGGAGCGGAGTAG
- a CDS encoding DUF4349 domain-containing protein: MDNLDKKIKEEFEKIDVPTDKVFQAIEAGISRSPKSKPFWLKKSFITVACVGLLAVGGVALYVNKNSEYTSSESQTELNSKAMLENTPKTNQSEDTKVQEKAEYTTDEPEAETNNEASSVTDPNRKIISTVSMELESKEFSKSVKEIESLVKKANGYIENYSLYGNPSSVSPEVKPFGETNESPSFNNRTADFVLRIPEEKVAEVLPLIEKSGRIISKNTTNQDITLNYQDTESRKKVLLLEQDKLMELLGKATNVDEMIVLEKRLSEIRVEIENLESQLRSFDNQINYTTIYVSLRDVKAYTESVKNEVISERISEGFKNSLIQIQTFFINLIVWILANSLYLLLVGLIGFGSYYLVKKKKLKKNN, from the coding sequence ATGGATAATTTAGATAAAAAAATTAAAGAAGAATTTGAAAAAATAGATGTACCGACTGATAAAGTTTTTCAAGCAATTGAAGCCGGGATCAGCAGAAGTCCAAAATCAAAACCCTTTTGGTTAAAGAAAAGCTTCATAACAGTTGCTTGTGTTGGACTATTGGCTGTCGGAGGAGTCGCTTTATACGTTAATAAGAATAGCGAGTACACTTCTTCAGAGAGCCAGACGGAATTAAATTCTAAAGCTATGCTTGAAAATACTCCAAAAACAAACCAATCAGAAGATACAAAAGTTCAGGAAAAGGCGGAATATACTACTGATGAACCAGAAGCTGAAACGAATAATGAAGCCAGTTCCGTCACTGATCCCAATCGGAAAATTATTTCTACGGTTTCAATGGAATTGGAAAGTAAAGAGTTTTCAAAGAGTGTTAAGGAAATTGAATCACTTGTAAAAAAGGCAAATGGTTATATTGAAAATTATAGTTTATATGGCAATCCATCGTCAGTAAGTCCAGAAGTGAAACCTTTTGGTGAAACCAATGAAAGTCCTTCATTCAATAATCGTACTGCAGATTTTGTTTTACGCATTCCAGAAGAAAAGGTAGCAGAGGTTTTACCATTGATTGAAAAAAGTGGCAGAATAATTTCTAAAAATACAACCAATCAAGATATTACGTTAAATTATCAAGATACAGAATCTCGTAAAAAGGTTTTATTACTTGAACAAGATAAATTAATGGAGCTACTTGGTAAAGCAACGAATGTAGATGAAATGATTGTTTTAGAAAAAAGACTATCTGAAATTAGAGTTGAAATAGAAAATTTAGAAAGTCAATTACGTAGTTTTGATAATCAAATAAACTATACAACAATATATGTCAGCTTAAGAGATGTAAAGGCATATACAGAAAGTGTTAAAAATGAAGTTATTAGCGAGCGTATTTCTGAAGGATTTAAAAATAGTTTAATCCAAATTCAAACATTTTTTATCAATTTAATTGTCTGGATATTGGCGAATAGTCTTTATCTACTACTGGTTGGTCTGATTGGTTTTGGTAGCTACTATTTAGTTAAGAAGAAAAAACTTAAAAAAAACAACTAA
- a CDS encoding NAD(P)H-dependent oxidoreductase, translating to MSKTNVAVIYYSSTGGNTQMARWAAEAAKEAGAEVRLVKAHELAPDVAIDSNPIWRKNVTDTADIPDATSVDLEWADAIIFSSPSRFDVMASQLKQFIDLQGGLWAAGKLANKAVTAMATAGNPHGGQEEVIQSIYTVMQHWSTIIVPTGYINQSTFAAGGNPYGTSATIGNEGNVVDAENIKPAVYDQAKRVTAVATALKNNL from the coding sequence ATGTCAAAAACAAATGTCGCTGTAATTTACTATAGTTCAACTGGTGGAAATACCCAAATGGCTCGTTGGGCGGCTGAAGCTGCTAAGGAAGCTGGTGCAGAAGTTCGTTTAGTTAAAGCACATGAATTAGCTCCTGATGTTGCTATTGATTCAAATCCAATCTGGCGTAAAAATGTGACAGATACGGCTGATATTCCTGATGCAACTAGTGTTGATTTAGAATGGGCAGATGCTATTATTTTTAGTTCTCCTTCAAGATTCGATGTTATGGCTAGTCAATTGAAACAATTTATTGATTTACAAGGTGGGCTTTGGGCTGCTGGTAAATTAGCTAATAAAGCTGTTACGGCTATGGCAACTGCAGGGAATCCACATGGTGGACAAGAAGAAGTTATCCAAAGTATTTATACAGTTATGCAACATTGGAGTACTATTATCGTTCCAACTGGCTATATTAATCAAAGTACATTTGCTGCTGGTGGAAATCCTTATGGAACAAGTGCAACTATTGGAAATGAAGGCAATGTTGTGGACGCTGAAAACATTAAACCTGCTGTTTATGATCAAGCTAAACGTGTAACCGCAGTTGCTACAGCTTTGAAAAATAATCTTTAA
- a CDS encoding winged helix-turn-helix transcriptional regulator, which yields METKTCEEKQATICPKFEQTFSILGKKWMGLIIDVLLEGPQRFKDMAAKIPSVSDRVLVERLKELEQCGIVTRTVYPDSPVRVAYSLTEKGESLKPVMDEVQCWADKWVG from the coding sequence ATGGAAACAAAGACATGTGAAGAAAAGCAGGCAACAATTTGTCCAAAATTTGAACAAACATTTTCTATCTTAGGTAAAAAATGGATGGGTCTGATTATCGATGTTTTATTAGAGGGTCCTCAGCGCTTTAAAGATATGGCTGCTAAAATTCCTAGTGTTAGTGACCGTGTTTTGGTAGAAAGATTAAAAGAGCTTGAACAGTGCGGTATTGTTACACGTACGGTTTATCCCGATTCTCCAGTTAGAGTTGCGTATAGTTTAACTGAAAAAGGCGAATCATTAAAACCAGTGATGGATGAAGTTCAATGTTGGGCGGATAAATGGGTCGGTTAA
- a CDS encoding DUF4318 domain-containing protein, whose product MNNFFKRGFLVEATGEVYPSSDQSVCQSIEEFISPSQKLEFLSQKKPVTFYLDGILYQAEVNEAQSRGGYFINCTEVKETK is encoded by the coding sequence GTGAATAATTTTTTTAAAAGAGGTTTTCTTGTTGAGGCAACTGGGGAAGTTTATCCAAGTTCAGACCAAAGTGTTTGTCAGTCAATTGAAGAATTCATTAGCCCGAGTCAAAAATTAGAGTTTCTTAGTCAAAAAAAGCCTGTAACATTTTATTTAGATGGTATTCTCTATCAAGCAGAAGTTAATGAAGCTCAAAGTCGAGGTGGTTATTTCATTAATTGTACAGAAGTCAAAGAAACTAAATAG
- a CDS encoding MerR family transcriptional regulator, translating to MYTIKGLAQEVLLPISTIRYYERVGLIQPKRSENNYRCFDEVDSLKIKYIKVMKHAGFSIDEMKQFIQLLDVPSTPNCSLLSDQLITEKERQITQRIKQDQLLLGLLNSLKPNIIAANYAENEKALVQQVTAIYQDIVEEEERIK from the coding sequence ATGTATACAATTAAAGGGTTAGCTCAAGAAGTTTTACTGCCAATTTCAACTATCCGTTATTATGAAAGAGTAGGACTAATTCAACCAAAACGTAGTGAAAATAATTATCGTTGCTTTGACGAAGTGGATAGTTTAAAAATAAAATATATTAAGGTCATGAAGCATGCGGGGTTTTCTATCGATGAGATGAAGCAATTTATCCAACTATTGGATGTTCCATCAACTCCAAATTGCAGTCTATTATCAGATCAATTGATTACAGAAAAGGAACGTCAAATTACACAACGAATCAAACAGGATCAATTGCTTTTAGGTTTACTAAACTCTTTAAAACCAAACATCATAGCAGCAAATTATGCCGAAAATGAAAAGGCGTTAGTTCAGCAAGTCACAGCAATTTATCAAGATATTGTAGAAGAAGAGGAGAGAATAAAATGA
- a CDS encoding NAD(P)H-dependent oxidoreductase: protein MKPTILFVHPWEGSYNKALLTAFEEKFKQEKTEYQLIDLYADDFQPIMTKGDLALYNKGETTDPLISKYQAILNQTNELIIISPIWWYELPAIFKGFIDKVMLKDFAYDEKATHLVGKLTHIKRTHLITTATSPKWYLKYIVGNYIQKVLINRTLKDNGIRRVKWRHLGRIKTISQEQRTAFIKKRVEDWFHL from the coding sequence ATGAAACCGACCATACTATTTGTGCATCCCTGGGAAGGTAGCTATAATAAAGCGTTATTGACGGCTTTTGAAGAAAAATTTAAACAAGAGAAAACGGAGTATCAGTTAATTGATTTATATGCAGATGATTTTCAGCCAATAATGACTAAAGGAGATTTAGCTTTATACAATAAAGGGGAGACAACGGATCCTCTGATCTCAAAGTATCAAGCTATTTTAAATCAAACCAACGAGCTTATTATTATTTCACCTATTTGGTGGTATGAGCTACCCGCAATTTTTAAAGGTTTTATTGATAAGGTCATGTTAAAAGATTTTGCTTACGATGAAAAAGCAACTCATTTAGTTGGGAAATTAACGCATATAAAAAGAACCCATCTAATTACAACGGCAACTTCGCCAAAATGGTATTTAAAATATATTGTTGGAAATTATATCCAAAAAGTGTTGATTAATAGAACTCTAAAAGATAATGGGATTCGTAGAGTTAAGTGGCGTCACTTAGGCAGAATCAAAACAATCTCACAAGAGCAAC